From a single Lytechinus variegatus isolate NC3 chromosome 9, Lvar_3.0, whole genome shotgun sequence genomic region:
- the LOC121420969 gene encoding probable G-protein coupled receptor 19, with the protein MNTTSVTSVVFADGTDVVTTETAMTIESTSVPNGLSTSPWEQPTTSGPDLGTTPQDLDRDSIVMTFGTVMGTIAASLMCMTCIFGNILVVTVVQRSRRLQSTTNYFVISLAIVDLVMSILCMPFMIGLIIADEWVFGLFICKLVRFLQYMKPGATVYVLIAIGVDRFYTILYPLSFKITRGKAKKMIIISWSIATLISCPAFYFFVLTELGGNTTVCMPFTSLEAAGIMYITALLLVEFILPMILLLITYARIFRHIWTVGIRGRALQRTMNSVPRAKVKTVKMLMIVSSVFFVSWTPFFVVQEWFTCAQDLTQISQSEVNIYWVTVWISLTSCAWNPVIYSCYNPNFRRGCKEVFCVSTMKCYRKDTYAITNSSKFSRKNHVGVLTEEVEGGRSFTSYRAFDRDANGDKKMAWPLPTTTSTTYL; encoded by the coding sequence ATGAACACGACGTCAGTGACATCAGTTGTCTTCGCAGATGGTACGGATGTAGTCACGACAGAGACGGCGATGACCATTGAGAGTACATCAGTTCCCAACGGTTTGAGCACATCCCCGTGGGAACAACCGACTACATCCGGACCAGATCTAGGAACTACTCCGCAGGACCTGGACCGAGATAGCATCGTCATGACATTCGGCACCGTAATGGGTACCATCGCCGCTTCGCTGATGTGCATGACGTGCATATTCGGCAACATCCTTGTGGTCACCGTAGTGCAGCGAAGTCGTCGACTGCAGAGCACGACGAACTATTTTGTGATATCGCTAGCCATTGTGGACCTTGTCATGTCGATTCTCTGTATGCCTTTCATGATTGGTCTAATCATTGCAGATGAGTGGGTGTTTGGTTTGTTTATATGTAAGCTAGTGAGGTTCTTGCAATATATGAAACCAGGTGCAACCGTCTATGTGTTAATAGCCATCGGTGTCGACCGTTTCTACACTATTCTTTATCCACTGAGCTTTAAAATCACTCGCGGAAAAGCGAAGAAAATGATCATCATTAGTTGGTCCATCGCTACGCTCATATCGTGTCCTGCCTTTTATTTCTTCGTACTAACAGAACTAGGAGGAAACACAACAGTATGTATGCCTTTCACTTCCTTGGAAGCAGCTGGGATCATGTACATCACTGCTTTACTCCTGGTCGAATTCATCTTGCCCATGATCTTGCTTCTGATAACCTACGCGAGAATTTTCCGCCATATTTGGACGGTCGGTATACGCGGACGCGCCCTGCAGCGGACAATGAACAGCGTGCCGCGCGCAAAGGTcaaaactgttaaaatgctcatgATCGTAAGCAGTGTTTTCTTCGTCTCATGGACACCGTTCTTTGTCGTTCAGGAGTGGTTCACGTGTGCTCAAGACTTGACGCAGATTAGCCAATCAGAGGTGAACATTTACTGGGTCACAGTCTGGATTTCGCTGACGTCATGCGCGTGGAATCCGGTCATATACTCGTGCTACAACCCGAACTTTCGACGAGGTTGCAAAGAGGTATTCTGTGTCTCCACGATGAAGTGCTACCGGAAGGACACATACGCCATCACGAATTCGTCCAAGTTCTCGCGCAAAAATCACGTTGGGGTGCTAACTGAGGAAGTTGAGGGCGGGCGCTCGTTCACCTCCTACCGTGCGTTCGATCGCGACGCCAACGGTGACAAAAAGATGGCATGGCCTCTGCCCACCACTACGTCCACAACCTATTTATGA